One Terriglobales bacterium genomic region harbors:
- a CDS encoding FAD-binding oxidoreductase produces MTTAALTSRIAHELAGIAGETFVCQDPAELEKLSVDNAPPGIAVSPGSAEEVAEVLRLANREGLVVVPAGGGTQQGIGRPPQKIDIMLRTSRLDDIGHYDPGDLTIGVGAGTTVSSLRSLAADHRQLFPLDIARADIATIGGTMATAAHSAERQSYGAIRDFCIGVKFVTGDGKIAKGGGRVVKNVAGFDLMKLMIGSFGTLGVIVSASFKVFPAPALTRTFVGVFDNHEGAIAFREAVLQSPLSPLCLELVSPKAQVHLGENAVSGRWSVLVRAGGSERVHARYRNELGSRIARELEGAEEARTWRAVAEFPTSVARQDGVSVVLNVSLTTHSIGEMLVAAQRAAEKNGLVVAVIGRVGVGSMLVAFLSPSAADCSSFANAITDFRDQLPRDASAFVLHCPTNFKSKLDVWGTSPTDIAAMRIVKNALDPNGILNRGRFLF; encoded by the coding sequence ATGACAACAGCAGCCTTGACTTCCAGGATTGCCCATGAGCTGGCAGGGATAGCAGGAGAAACATTTGTCTGCCAGGACCCGGCTGAACTGGAAAAGCTTTCCGTGGACAATGCGCCGCCAGGGATCGCAGTTTCGCCGGGGTCAGCGGAGGAGGTCGCTGAGGTTCTGCGATTGGCGAATCGCGAAGGCCTTGTCGTGGTACCGGCTGGTGGTGGTACACAGCAAGGTATTGGGCGGCCGCCACAGAAGATCGACATCATGCTCAGAACTTCACGGCTGGATGATATCGGGCACTACGATCCGGGAGACCTGACGATCGGAGTCGGCGCAGGCACGACAGTGAGCTCTCTGCGAAGCCTAGCAGCGGATCACAGACAGCTATTTCCGCTGGACATCGCGCGGGCCGACATAGCAACGATCGGCGGAACAATGGCGACCGCAGCGCATAGCGCTGAAAGGCAAAGTTATGGTGCCATCCGAGACTTCTGCATTGGAGTGAAATTCGTAACGGGAGATGGAAAAATCGCGAAGGGTGGCGGGCGTGTAGTTAAGAATGTCGCGGGCTTTGACCTGATGAAGCTGATGATCGGCAGCTTTGGCACTCTAGGTGTGATCGTTTCAGCCAGCTTCAAAGTTTTTCCTGCTCCAGCCCTGACCCGAACATTTGTAGGTGTTTTCGACAATCACGAGGGGGCGATAGCTTTTCGCGAGGCCGTGCTGCAGTCGCCCCTTTCACCGCTATGCCTGGAGCTTGTGTCGCCGAAAGCGCAGGTTCATTTAGGCGAAAATGCCGTGAGTGGTCGCTGGAGCGTGTTGGTGCGCGCGGGAGGAAGCGAGCGGGTGCACGCGCGATATCGCAATGAGTTGGGATCGAGAATTGCCCGGGAGTTGGAGGGAGCGGAGGAAGCGCGAACGTGGCGGGCGGTTGCCGAATTTCCAACCTCAGTCGCCCGCCAGGATGGTGTGAGCGTCGTGCTGAACGTGAGCCTCACAACCCATTCGATCGGAGAGATGCTTGTCGCAGCGCAGAGAGCCGCGGAGAAAAATGGACTCGTCGTAGCTGTGATTGGACGAGTGGGAGTGGGCTCGATGCTAGTAGCATTTTTATCTCCGTCTGCGGCCGATTGTAGTTCGTTCGCGAACGCAATTACCGATTTCCGCGATCAACTGCCGAGGGATGCGTCGGCGTTCGTGTTGCACTGTCCGACCAATTTCAAGTCCAAGCTGGATGTCTGGGGAACAAGTCCTACGGATATTGCTGCAATGCGGATAGTGAAGAATGCGTTAGATCCGAACGGCATTCTGAATCGTGGGAGATTTCTATTCTGA
- a CDS encoding VWA domain-containing protein, translating into MANLREAGSSTGGQQILILLLLTLLSSVSLIAQTGNGSPSYPAPAQAAPQAVSQQPPGTTPSVASPGSMQSGTAQPATSQPGTGTTTNPAPVPAQSIGGSPQSPANAGQPSPAPSQPQDTPGMTPEVPQTPDTTGEGTQYVFRKQVEEVVLHATVSDEQRRLITDLERGAFTVYEDGKPQTITSFRREEVPIALGIVIDNSGSMRDKRPRVNRAAIDLVRAINPKDQVFVVNFGREAYLDQDFTSNVGELQRALDQVQSRGGTALYDAMRLSADHVKEAQINKRVLFVVTDGEDNVSRETLKDVLAELQQENGPTVYAIGLFGGQTDKPTDKQLRARRDLQAVADASGGLAFFPQDVSEIDNIGRIVAHDIRNQYVIGYRPSRPMELGGYRSIRVEARNAGSKRLLVRTRTGYYAGREQANASSQ; encoded by the coding sequence ATGGCAAACCTGCGCGAAGCCGGCAGCAGCACCGGTGGCCAGCAAATTCTGATCTTGCTGCTACTGACTCTTCTTAGTTCAGTGTCCTTGATTGCACAGACCGGAAATGGCAGCCCGAGCTATCCCGCACCCGCTCAAGCCGCGCCTCAGGCTGTTTCCCAGCAGCCACCTGGAACGACTCCGTCGGTCGCATCTCCAGGCTCCATGCAATCAGGAACCGCCCAACCTGCGACCTCCCAGCCGGGGACTGGAACGACGACCAACCCAGCACCAGTTCCGGCCCAATCAATCGGCGGCAGCCCTCAATCGCCGGCCAATGCTGGACAGCCTTCTCCCGCCCCGTCCCAACCTCAAGACACCCCTGGTATGACTCCAGAGGTTCCGCAAACCCCAGACACGACCGGTGAAGGAACGCAATATGTCTTTAGGAAACAGGTGGAGGAAGTCGTTCTGCACGCTACCGTGTCCGACGAGCAGCGCAGGCTGATTACCGACCTCGAGCGTGGCGCTTTCACTGTTTACGAAGACGGAAAGCCTCAGACCATCACGTCATTCCGCCGCGAAGAAGTTCCCATCGCATTGGGAATCGTGATCGACAACTCCGGGTCAATGCGGGACAAGCGGCCCCGGGTTAATCGTGCAGCCATCGATCTGGTTCGTGCGATCAACCCGAAAGATCAGGTATTTGTTGTCAATTTTGGACGCGAAGCCTATCTGGATCAGGACTTCACCTCCAATGTTGGGGAACTCCAGAGGGCATTGGATCAGGTCCAGTCGCGTGGCGGTACAGCACTGTACGACGCCATGCGCTTATCCGCGGATCATGTGAAAGAAGCTCAGATCAATAAACGCGTTCTGTTTGTGGTTACTGACGGAGAAGACAACGTAAGCCGCGAGACTCTGAAGGATGTTCTGGCGGAGCTGCAACAGGAGAATGGCCCCACGGTTTATGCCATCGGTCTGTTTGGCGGGCAAACCGACAAACCCACCGATAAGCAATTGCGGGCGCGGCGCGATCTGCAAGCAGTAGCTGACGCAAGTGGGGGCTTGGCTTTCTTTCCGCAGGATGTGAGCGAAATCGACAATATAGGCCGTATCGTGGCTCATGACATCCGCAACCAGTACGTCATCGGCTATCGACCCTCTCGTCCTATGGAACTCGGCGGATACCGATCAATTCGCGTCGAGGCTCGCAATGCCGGGTCGAAGCGATTGCTCGTGCGCACACGAACCGGGTACTATGCGGGACGCGAGCAGGCAAACGCATCCTCTCAGTGA
- a CDS encoding lipid-binding SYLF domain-containing protein: MKPTRKLLILGLVMAFTLTISAKAQDQEHSKAKDKAEDQSEEVKRVHAAANVMDEIMSAPDKGIPDDLLKSAKCVAVVPSMIKGGFIVGGRYGKGVATCRTANGWSAPAPLEIAGGSWGLQIGGEAVDLVMLVMNDRGMQHLLSSKFKLGADASAAAGPVGRHTEATTDWKMKAEVLTYSRARGVFAGLELNGAVIKQDQDDTRLLFGKMEPFDAIFKGNVPTPPEARTFVATVSKYAGEARTQASR; this comes from the coding sequence ATGAAACCAACACGCAAATTGCTTATTCTGGGCTTAGTCATGGCCTTCACTCTGACGATCAGTGCTAAAGCCCAGGATCAAGAACACAGCAAGGCTAAGGATAAGGCTGAAGACCAATCCGAGGAAGTGAAGCGAGTCCACGCTGCTGCGAACGTCATGGATGAAATCATGTCCGCGCCAGACAAGGGCATTCCCGACGATCTACTGAAGTCCGCGAAATGCGTCGCCGTCGTGCCTTCCATGATCAAAGGGGGATTTATTGTCGGCGGTCGTTACGGTAAAGGCGTTGCCACCTGCCGTACCGCGAACGGCTGGAGCGCTCCTGCACCACTAGAGATCGCCGGTGGTAGCTGGGGACTACAAATCGGCGGCGAAGCTGTTGATTTAGTCATGCTGGTCATGAATGACAGGGGCATGCAGCACCTGCTATCCAGCAAATTCAAGTTGGGTGCCGATGCCTCCGCCGCTGCAGGTCCCGTGGGCCGCCATACCGAAGCCACAACGGACTGGAAAATGAAAGCTGAAGTCCTGACCTATTCTCGCGCTCGCGGCGTTTTCGCTGGCCTGGAACTAAACGGCGCAGTCATCAAACAGGATCAGGATGATACCCGTCTTCTGTTTGGCAAGATGGAGCCCTTCGATGCCATTTTTAAAGGCAATGTTCCCACTCCTCCCGAAGCCCGAACCTTCGTCGCGACGGTTTCGAAATACGCTGGAGAGGCTCGAACCCAAGCTAGCCGCTAA
- a CDS encoding amylo-alpha-1,6-glucosidase: MAEISVKQQYYIATKSSPVEDRTRVLKYGTMFAVMDRYGDIEPFGLGEQGYFYEGTRFLSELIFLISNSRPLLLSSLVTEDNFTFNADMTNVDISEGDRVTVPRGTVHIARSKFLWRGVCYEQFKISNYGLASVSLPVRLEFNTDFADIFEVRGVHRGKRGQRLQDQVERNTVTLSYQGLDGVLRHMRIRCDPLPTRIWSSGFQFDLSLPPRREIEFHVSFSCLAAGAEVGSYAGAATSAASELQSGTVRDTQIYSSQGQFNDWIQRSLADVHMMTVGNPEVNYPYAGVPWFSTVFGRDGIITALECLWAYPWIAKGVLQYLASTQARETVPERDAEPGKILHENRHGEMAALGEVPFACYYGSVDATPLFVMLAAAYYQRTADREFLQQLWPHIELALHWIDKYGDQDGDGFVEYSRKTKRGLEQQGWKDSNDSVFHADGKIADPPIALVEVQGYVYAAKSWAAELAAAMGYEDRAASLLFQANALREKFQEAFWCPEIATYALALDGNKQPCRVRTSNAGHCLYAGIADHESARLVARSLLGPDFFTGWGIRTVAYGEARYNPISYHNGSIWPHDNALIAGGLARYGFKDLAGQILTAMLDASNWMEAHRLPELFCGLERRAGQGPTLYPVACSPQAWAAACVYLLLGACLGVTVSGTSRQVLLHNPYLPEAISSLRIRNLNIGSGSVDLFVERRDSTVQVQVLNRQGDIKVAIL; the protein is encoded by the coding sequence TTGGCTGAAATCAGCGTCAAGCAGCAATACTACATTGCGACTAAGTCCTCGCCGGTCGAGGATCGGACTAGGGTCCTCAAGTACGGCACGATGTTTGCGGTTATGGACCGCTATGGAGACATCGAACCGTTTGGACTGGGGGAACAGGGCTACTTTTATGAGGGCACGCGCTTTCTGTCCGAACTGATCTTTCTCATTTCCAATAGCCGCCCTCTTCTACTGAGTTCCTTGGTGACAGAAGACAACTTTACCTTCAACGCCGACATGACCAACGTCGACATCTCTGAAGGGGATCGGGTAACCGTTCCGCGCGGCACCGTCCACATCGCCCGCAGCAAGTTCTTGTGGCGGGGTGTATGTTACGAACAGTTCAAGATCTCCAACTATGGCCTGGCAAGCGTTTCATTGCCTGTCCGCCTAGAATTCAACACTGATTTCGCCGATATTTTCGAGGTGAGAGGTGTACATCGCGGCAAACGGGGTCAGCGGCTGCAGGATCAGGTCGAGAGAAACACTGTTACCCTCTCTTATCAGGGACTGGATGGTGTCCTTCGACACATGCGAATTCGTTGCGATCCGCTGCCCACCCGGATCTGGTCTTCGGGATTTCAGTTTGACCTGTCCTTGCCTCCGCGACGGGAGATAGAGTTCCACGTTAGCTTTTCCTGTTTAGCCGCAGGGGCTGAGGTTGGCTCCTATGCAGGCGCGGCTACCAGTGCCGCAAGCGAACTGCAATCGGGGACGGTCCGCGATACTCAGATCTACTCCTCCCAGGGACAATTCAATGACTGGATTCAGCGGTCGCTCGCCGACGTGCACATGATGACTGTTGGCAATCCGGAGGTGAACTATCCCTATGCAGGTGTGCCCTGGTTCAGCACAGTATTCGGACGTGACGGAATCATCACCGCGCTGGAGTGCCTGTGGGCATATCCCTGGATTGCCAAGGGTGTACTGCAATACCTGGCGTCCACACAAGCCCGGGAAACGGTTCCGGAGAGAGATGCTGAGCCGGGCAAGATTCTGCATGAGAATCGGCATGGCGAAATGGCCGCCCTCGGAGAAGTTCCCTTCGCCTGCTACTACGGGAGTGTTGATGCAACTCCGCTCTTCGTGATGTTGGCAGCGGCCTATTATCAGCGCACTGCTGACCGGGAGTTCTTGCAACAACTATGGCCTCACATCGAGCTGGCCCTGCACTGGATCGACAAGTATGGGGACCAGGACGGTGACGGCTTTGTGGAATATTCGCGGAAAACCAAGCGAGGGCTGGAACAGCAAGGCTGGAAGGACTCTAATGATTCTGTTTTTCACGCCGACGGCAAGATAGCCGACCCTCCCATTGCCTTGGTTGAAGTTCAAGGATACGTTTATGCCGCCAAGTCCTGGGCCGCCGAACTCGCTGCCGCCATGGGCTACGAAGATCGAGCGGCTTCGTTGCTCTTTCAGGCAAACGCTCTTCGCGAAAAGTTTCAGGAAGCTTTCTGGTGTCCGGAAATAGCCACTTACGCACTCGCCTTAGATGGCAATAAGCAGCCCTGTCGCGTGCGCACATCTAATGCGGGTCATTGCCTTTACGCGGGGATTGCCGATCACGAGAGTGCGCGATTGGTTGCCCGCTCGTTGTTAGGGCCCGACTTCTTCACCGGCTGGGGAATTCGCACCGTAGCTTATGGCGAAGCCCGTTACAACCCCATCTCGTATCACAATGGCTCGATATGGCCTCATGACAATGCGCTGATTGCCGGCGGGCTGGCTCGTTATGGCTTTAAGGATCTCGCAGGACAGATTCTTACGGCCATGCTCGATGCGAGCAATTGGATGGAGGCACATCGATTGCCGGAATTGTTTTGCGGTCTGGAGCGCCGGGCTGGCCAGGGCCCGACTCTCTACCCCGTCGCCTGTTCACCCCAGGCCTGGGCAGCCGCATGCGTTTACCTTCTCCTTGGAGCATGCCTGGGAGTGACAGTAAGCGGCACGAGCAGGCAGGTATTACTGCACAATCCTTATCTGCCCGAAGCAATATCCTCCCTGCGAATCAGGAATTTGAACATCGGCTCGGGCTCTGTGGATCTCTTCGTGGAGCGGCGTGACAGCACTGTTCAGGTGCAAGTCTTGAACCGGCAGGGAGATATTAAGGTAGCTATCCTTTGA
- a CDS encoding nucleotidyltransferase yields MITSSEPPRFPEMQEALFREVLCVLHRQRVPFAISGAFALHQCTGIWRQTKDLDLFLKAEDAARALSALRGDGFECEVPDPVWLAKAHRGDFFVDLITGMSNAVITVDDSWIERAIPAAILGLRTRVLAPEELLASKLFVTRRDRFDGADIAHIIFRTGGNLDWDRLLQLVGEHWEVVLWALLLFAYVYPAHAAFVPRRLWRDLLTRFQKGIENPDPNTPFRGSLIDENMFAIDVTEWGMADLLTQLRARREPKIHDCQPQSDAFDREASP; encoded by the coding sequence ATGATTACGTCTTCTGAGCCACCGCGGTTTCCGGAGATGCAGGAGGCACTCTTTCGCGAAGTGCTCTGTGTGCTCCATCGACAGCGTGTGCCCTTCGCGATTTCCGGAGCATTCGCGCTGCATCAGTGCACAGGCATTTGGAGACAGACTAAGGATCTCGATCTGTTTTTGAAGGCTGAAGACGCGGCTCGGGCCCTCTCTGCGCTGCGTGGGGATGGGTTTGAATGCGAAGTCCCCGATCCGGTCTGGCTGGCAAAAGCCCATCGTGGCGACTTTTTCGTCGACTTGATTACCGGCATGAGCAATGCCGTGATTACAGTTGACGACTCCTGGATCGAACGCGCGATTCCTGCAGCGATCCTGGGTTTGCGAACGCGTGTTTTGGCCCCTGAAGAGTTGCTGGCTTCCAAGCTTTTCGTGACAAGGCGCGATCGTTTCGATGGCGCCGATATCGCTCATATTATCTTCCGCACGGGCGGCAACTTGGATTGGGATCGCCTGCTGCAGTTGGTCGGTGAGCACTGGGAGGTTGTACTGTGGGCTCTGCTGCTGTTCGCCTATGTTTACCCTGCCCACGCCGCTTTCGTTCCCCGCAGGTTGTGGCGCGATCTGCTGACACGCTTCCAGAAAGGGATCGAGAATCCGGACCCAAATACGCCGTTTCGCGGCAGCCTGATAGACGAAAACATGTTTGCCATCGATGTAACTGAATGGGGCATGGCAGATCTCCTCACACAATTACGTGCCCGGCGTGAACCAAAAATCCATGATTGCCAGCCGCAATCCGATGCGTTCGATCGGGAGGCGTCGCCATGA
- a CDS encoding heterodisulfide reductase-related iron-sulfur binding cluster codes for MPQEAAKQVQEPQVIRPSNFTTGDRPTWELYSTCIHCGLCLQQCPTYRILGLEADSPRGRIYQVLQVDAGELAIGNSFVQHIDRCLGCLACQTACPSGVHYGRIVERARAEIEENYPRSWMRRTIRDYVYRVMLTRYDVMRRWAKALRLYQVSGLQRLVRVSGLLHILGLASLESLAPTIDREFFLDELGMTFPARGEQKAKVALLAGCIASVAFSELNRAAVRVLVENGVTVVVSEGQGCCGALHAHAGYREQARALARRNIDAMLGESVDAIVSNAAGCGAALKEYRELLEQDTEYVVKAAEFAARVKDISEFLVELGVRPVKKRAGKKITYQDPCHLAHAQRIRSAPRQLLQAIGAELVEMPHSDYCCGSAGTYNVVENELSMKILEAKMDDICGTDAEIIATANVGCMLQLGLGVKLRGTKQRVAHVIELLDEAYRE; via the coding sequence GTGCCTCAAGAAGCGGCGAAGCAAGTCCAAGAACCGCAGGTTATCCGTCCCTCTAATTTCACTACCGGGGATCGACCTACATGGGAGCTCTATTCCACCTGTATTCATTGCGGCCTTTGCCTGCAACAATGCCCGACCTATCGGATTCTCGGATTGGAAGCGGATTCCCCACGGGGTCGCATCTACCAGGTACTACAGGTTGATGCCGGGGAGTTAGCGATCGGAAATTCGTTCGTTCAGCATATCGATCGTTGCCTGGGTTGCCTGGCCTGCCAGACAGCGTGCCCCTCCGGCGTGCACTACGGACGCATCGTGGAGCGTGCGCGTGCAGAGATTGAAGAGAATTACCCCAGATCCTGGATGCGGCGAACGATTCGTGACTATGTCTATAGGGTGATGCTGACCCGGTACGATGTGATGAGGCGTTGGGCGAAGGCATTGCGGTTGTATCAGGTATCGGGATTACAGCGGCTGGTGCGCGTCAGCGGACTGCTGCACATTTTGGGGCTGGCAAGCCTGGAATCGTTGGCGCCGACAATCGACCGAGAATTTTTTCTCGATGAGCTGGGCATGACATTTCCCGCCCGAGGAGAACAGAAAGCTAAAGTTGCTCTGCTGGCGGGCTGCATTGCGAGCGTGGCTTTTTCCGAGTTGAATCGTGCTGCGGTGCGTGTGCTGGTGGAAAACGGCGTTACCGTGGTCGTGAGCGAGGGCCAGGGATGTTGCGGTGCGCTTCACGCGCACGCCGGCTACCGCGAGCAAGCTCGCGCATTGGCACGGAGGAATATCGACGCGATGCTCGGCGAATCCGTCGATGCCATCGTGAGCAATGCGGCGGGATGCGGAGCTGCTCTCAAGGAATATCGTGAGCTGCTCGAGCAGGATACAGAGTATGTCGTGAAAGCGGCTGAATTTGCGGCGAGAGTGAAAGATATCTCGGAGTTCCTGGTAGAGCTGGGGGTCCGTCCTGTAAAGAAGCGCGCCGGGAAGAAAATAACCTATCAGGATCCTTGCCATCTCGCGCACGCACAGAGGATTCGCTCGGCTCCGCGCCAGTTGTTGCAGGCGATAGGAGCAGAGCTGGTCGAGATGCCACATTCCGATTACTGTTGTGGCAGCGCAGGAACCTACAACGTGGTCGAAAATGAATTGTCGATGAAGATCCTTGAGGCCAAGATGGATGATATCTGCGGGACTGATGCTGAAATCATCGCGACCGCGAACGTGGGCTGCATGCTGCAATTGGGATTAGGAGTGAAATTACGAGGAACGAAGCAGCGGGTCGCACACGTAATCGAACTGCTGGACGAGGCATATCGCGAATGA
- a CDS encoding metallophosphoesterase, with protein sequence MRIAATADLHFTPERAIPLREELGRVRDEADILVLAGDLTNFGQPQEMEGLLNVLVRVRIPIVAVLGNHDYESGKEGELRAMLASASIKVLDGTGYERDGVGFAGTKGFVGGFGRGALTSFGEPEIKAFVRAAIEEAVKLERALSQLRTPKRVVVLHYSPIVSTVVGEAQEIFPYLGTSRLAEVVDRQGADLVVHGHAHHGSLEGKTTAGIPVHNVAITLLQRQATPSPYRLFDV encoded by the coding sequence ATGAGAATTGCAGCCACTGCGGATTTGCATTTCACGCCGGAGCGTGCCATCCCTCTGCGGGAAGAGTTGGGGCGGGTGAGAGATGAAGCCGACATACTGGTCCTGGCTGGTGATCTCACCAACTTCGGCCAGCCTCAAGAAATGGAAGGCCTGCTCAACGTGCTGGTTCGCGTCAGAATACCAATCGTTGCCGTCCTCGGAAATCATGACTACGAGAGCGGAAAAGAAGGAGAACTGAGGGCGATGCTCGCCTCAGCCAGCATCAAGGTGCTGGACGGCACTGGCTATGAACGTGATGGCGTCGGCTTCGCCGGCACAAAAGGATTTGTGGGCGGCTTCGGCCGAGGAGCGTTGACCTCCTTTGGCGAGCCGGAGATCAAGGCCTTCGTTCGCGCCGCCATCGAGGAAGCGGTCAAACTCGAGCGCGCTCTGTCCCAGCTGCGAACACCAAAGCGGGTGGTAGTCCTTCACTATTCCCCAATTGTCAGTACGGTAGTGGGAGAGGCGCAGGAGATCTTTCCCTACCTGGGCACTTCTCGCCTGGCGGAAGTAGTGGATCGGCAAGGCGCTGACCTGGTCGTGCATGGCCATGCGCATCATGGCTCGTTGGAGGGAAAGACCACTGCCGGAATTCCAGTCCATAACGTCGCGATAACGCTGCTGCAGCGCCAGGCGACTCCAAGTCCTTACCGCTTGTTCGATGTCTGA
- a CDS encoding ACT domain-containing protein: protein MARVVQLRIQVENKPGMLATICSELAKRAVNITAVMASQESQGGIRLLATPLAVARRVLEEIRIPFEEEDAIAVRVTDRPGALGRIMRKLAEAGVNVEYAYGSIVKGSERALIVVGVHDIAKAEKLI from the coding sequence ATGGCACGTGTGGTCCAACTCAGAATTCAGGTAGAAAACAAACCTGGCATGCTCGCGACGATTTGTTCGGAACTGGCCAAGCGGGCTGTCAACATCACAGCAGTTATGGCCTCTCAGGAAAGCCAGGGTGGCATTCGTCTGCTGGCCACTCCGCTGGCTGTTGCTCGAAGGGTCCTTGAAGAAATCCGGATTCCTTTCGAGGAAGAGGACGCGATTGCGGTGCGGGTTACCGACCGTCCGGGAGCTCTCGGACGTATTATGAGAAAGCTTGCCGAAGCGGGAGTGAACGTGGAGTACGCCTACGGCTCGATCGTGAAGGGTAGCGAGCGTGCGCTCATCGTAGTGGGAGTGCACGACATAGCCAAGGCAGAGAAGCTAATTTGA
- a CDS encoding FAD-linked oxidase C-terminal domain-containing protein: protein MQLSKLARKLKQIVGPDGVLDRREDVSLYEYDAGLAKGRAELVVLPRSTPEVSRIARLASEVGVAIVPRGAGTGLSGGSVPRQGGIVMVFSRMTRILEIDASNRRAVVEPGVVNLELSQATAKHGLYFAPDPSSQKASTIGGNVAENSGGPHTLLYGVTVNHVTGLEVVLADGRVVELGGKAADSLGYDLTGFFVGSEGTLGIVTRITVKLSPIAESVATLLAIFNTIDDAARTVTSLTAEGITPSALEMLDGWTLRTVEEATHAGYPLDSGAVLLIELEGLREEVEEQAEAVKTVCDRNHAREVRRAKSEQQRQLLWMGRKNAFAAIGRISPSYYTQDGVVPRTKIPEVLEFIAGVSEKYGLRIGNIFHAGDGNLHPAILFDIRDPVQIAKTHAAGADILKRCVEMGGSITGEHGVGMEKNELMSMLFSDQDLEIMRRLHDAFNPKGVLNPQKVFPTPRSCREGIVSRRPLPEMV from the coding sequence ATGCAGCTCTCCAAACTGGCAAGAAAATTGAAACAGATCGTCGGTCCCGATGGCGTGCTCGACCGCCGTGAGGACGTGTCCCTCTATGAATATGACGCCGGCCTGGCTAAGGGTCGGGCGGAACTGGTGGTACTCCCGCGGAGCACACCGGAGGTCTCGCGGATTGCACGTTTAGCCAGTGAGGTCGGGGTGGCCATCGTTCCCCGGGGAGCGGGGACAGGCCTGAGCGGCGGTTCCGTTCCACGGCAGGGCGGCATCGTGATGGTCTTCTCGCGGATGACTAGGATCCTGGAGATCGATGCATCAAACCGGCGCGCGGTCGTAGAACCAGGCGTAGTGAACCTGGAGCTATCACAAGCAACGGCGAAGCACGGCTTGTACTTCGCTCCCGATCCCTCGAGCCAGAAGGCATCCACGATCGGGGGCAATGTTGCAGAGAATTCCGGGGGGCCGCACACTCTGTTGTATGGCGTAACGGTGAATCATGTCACTGGCCTGGAGGTGGTCCTGGCCGACGGCAGGGTTGTCGAATTGGGAGGCAAAGCGGCGGATAGTCTGGGTTATGACCTCACCGGTTTTTTTGTGGGCTCAGAGGGGACGCTCGGTATTGTCACCCGCATTACGGTGAAGCTATCGCCTATCGCCGAGTCTGTTGCCACGCTACTCGCGATTTTCAACACGATTGATGATGCGGCCCGGACGGTGACGTCGTTGACCGCAGAAGGAATCACGCCGTCGGCGCTGGAGATGCTGGATGGCTGGACGCTTCGAACCGTCGAAGAAGCCACCCACGCGGGATACCCGCTGGATTCGGGCGCAGTGCTGCTGATTGAGCTGGAGGGGCTGCGCGAGGAAGTGGAAGAGCAGGCTGAGGCGGTGAAGACGGTCTGCGATCGCAATCACGCGCGTGAAGTTCGGCGTGCGAAGAGCGAACAGCAACGCCAGCTCTTGTGGATGGGGCGGAAGAATGCCTTTGCCGCCATCGGACGGATCAGTCCTTCCTACTACACGCAGGATGGTGTAGTGCCCCGTACCAAAATTCCAGAGGTGCTCGAGTTTATCGCAGGCGTATCCGAGAAATATGGGTTGCGGATTGGGAATATTTTTCACGCCGGCGACGGCAATCTCCATCCGGCAATCCTGTTTGATATTCGCGATCCGGTGCAAATCGCGAAAACACACGCCGCCGGCGCAGACATTCTGAAGCGCTGCGTGGAAATGGGAGGGTCAATTACTGGCGAGCATGGTGTAGGCATGGAAAAGAACGAGCTCATGTCGATGCTGTTCTCGGATCAGGACCTGGAGATAATGAGGCGGCTGCATGATGCGTTTAACCCAAAGGGGGTGCTAAATCCGCAGAAAGTATTTCCCACGCCGCGAAGCTGCAGAGAAGGAATCGTGTCGAGACGGCCTCTGCCAGAGATGGTGTAA
- a CDS encoding DUF1328 domain-containing protein: MLYWALVFLVIAIIAAVFGFGGVAVAAAGIAKILFYLFLVVFLITLIMGLSRRGTSV; the protein is encoded by the coding sequence ATGCTGTATTGGGCTTTAGTGTTTTTGGTCATCGCGATTATCGCTGCAGTGTTTGGGTTCGGCGGCGTAGCAGTTGCGGCGGCTGGAATCGCTAAGATTCTGTTTTACCTGTTCCTGGTGGTCTTTCTGATCACCTTGATTATGGGATTGTCTCGGCGCGGCACGAGCGTTTAA